The stretch of DNA CTGATTTCCTCACCACCTGGGCAAGTCATTCACTCTGCAATCATCTGGCTCAACAGCTGTCCCACCTTGCAACTGAGTGAATCATCCTGAAAATGCCTCTTTGCTTTCACTGACTATTCAAGAAGTAATTACATTACAATAATTATCTTTAAGCACCTGTGGTTGGCAAGATGGATTAAGTCTTAGATTTGGTGGGCCCCAGTTGCTTCTCCTCTGGGAAGGAATATTGTTCTCTATCCCAATAACCTACTACATGAATGAGGTGCTACTTCACAgatggattattttttccctctgctcaaGAATTTGGATTTTCCCACTGATAGAGTATTTCTGCAAGCAAGCCAAACTGATACACAGGTACTGCATTTACATGTACGAATCTGACCTTCAGAAGctaaaaaaacaccacaaaaaaaatctcaaacaaCAAAATTAGAGTATCTCtactgtttaaaatataaaccaacCCAAATCAACAGCCAGATCACTCCAGGCCAGATTCTACATTCATTTTGCACCACACTGACTCCAACAGATCTTCAAAAAAAACATGcattgctggagctgctcttttaattaaaagagcAGGACTTTTGCACACAGcttctaaacaaaacaaatctgctttggaaaagctgCCATAAAGgtcctttttatttcattctccACTTTTCCTACTAGCATGACACAAGTAAAATTAGAAGCTAAGTGGAAAAACCTGATACACAAAACGTACCAATTGTAACATGTTTTAGCTGTATGGTGTTTGGCATTTGTGGGATATATATTTGTTCACTCTAAGAGTTAAACCAGCAATTCTGTACTGTTTAGATTGGCAatataagaaatatttaattttggaCATATATGgcttataaaatatttactccagcttttcaaaaattcagtGTGGGTTTGGCTACGAGACCTCCCACATCTTTGACTCCAAGGTAATACTTTGGAAAGGCCAGGATCCACATACAGAATGACACTGCAGCTTACTATTTATATTCCTGCATTACTCCAGAATAATTTATATTGCTCCAGACCACAGAAGGCCACATTTTGGATCAAAACTCCAGTGAGCCATACACTGTATGAATACAGATGAAGAGGACATGGCTGAGCCTTCTAAAGACACAGAGAAATTTGTACAACAAGGGCTTGAAATAAAAGTGagttaaaatttgttttgaactCTAATCATGAGATACTTCACACATCAAAATCTGCTCTGTCCACCCACCTCCAAACAGATACATGCCCACCCAGGCACCCATCAGAAAAGGAGTCTGTTTACCTGAAAGGTGTGGAAAGCACAGTATTTGGAGTCTGAACAACCTGTTTCTGTGGTGTTACCCCTGAAAAGTCACTTTCATGCAAGGGAGTATTAAGACCTCCTTTCAGGGGAGTATCCACATTTGTGAGAGCCATCAGATTCTGGGCCTCCTGCGTAACAAAAACAAGCAGTGCTTCACCAAGACATTCACAGTCACGTTTAACAAATTCAGTGGCAGTAATAACAGCTAAAGAGTTATTTGAGTATCAGTTTGTGGAAAGTGTTCaaattttcttatatttaaCACCCATACACTCGTATTTATAAACCCTACTGTTCCACTGAAAGGCATTTCAATCTTCATTTCCAGTAAAATATGTTATAAACTGGCATTGCAAAAATGAGTGAGTTACTTACTGTTTCAACTTCTTTCAGTTTGCCAGACTCCATAAATCTGCAAGATTTGTTAGTGACTGAACATCCAAGTAATCCTAAGAATCCTGATTTTAAGGGGGAAGAGCACACTTGAACTCTGAAACCCAAATTCGATGAAGTTTAGCCAAACTGCACTTCAAAGAGAATGTTCCAAAAGAGATGGTCACTATCCAGATTTTTGGTCCATGACTCAATTGGGGCTTTTATGAATAGCCCCCTTTTTAATTTCGTTTTTCCTTATTACAGTGAAGAATTAAGTCTCTCTGAAAATGAGCTAATTATACTACTGCAAATAGCAATTTTACTCCCAGAAGATCACTAATCCACCTAGAAAACTCTGTATATGCCTAATATCGTAACACTTAAAATGTCAGAGTACTCCATTTGAAGGTGAGCCTGACCATTCCTGCAAACACTGCACAGACTTAGGTCATGATCTACAGAACCAGGAACTCTTTTCTCTTACCATGGAGCTGCTGAAATAACAGCTCATTGTCAATTCagagggttgggttttttttgttttggagtgGAATTTTTGGGGTCTTGTTTTGTCCTACACACTAGCTGCACTGATTTAATTTACCCATTTTCAGATACTCAATAAAACACTACTCAACATTACCAGTCTTTGGAAAAATCCAGGCAATCAGAAGTTGCAAAGGCAGGTTTTGAATAACCTAAGTCTTAGGCCAATAAAGTGCTAGGAAAATATTCCTGCATTGTTGCAGTTAATTGCTACTTGTTAATTGTACTAAAAGATGGACAACATAAACTGTTTTAAGGAGATGAACTCATACATCTTCAACACTGAGAGACACCCAAGGGGAAATTATACAAGACACCAGGAGAATTAGTTAAAAACTTCACACAATATatgattaaaggaaaaagaatcagAATGTTTTGAAACATAGAGACAATTGATCAAATAGAAATAGATCTGCTTCTATGCCCTTTGGTGTCTCCTGAACATTTGAATTGCTTCAAATCCCAGTATTGCACATAATCTAAGGAGTGTTTCTCTGGTATTTACACCTTCTACTCAGTTGACCCCTGCCCCAAAACTTAAAACCCATTCTGTACATTTATACTCTACCTGCAGGATCCTGTCCTGGGCTGCTGGAGTTTTGGGAGTCCTTAGTGCTATGCTGTTGTTGGTTACATTATACTCAGAGAGAAGAGTGCTGGAAGCTGAGTTTGTGATTCCAGATTCCTCAGCAGTCTGCCGTGCAATCTCACTTGCCTGGCCGACTTTTACAACTTCTTCAAGTTCTGTATCAGATATCTGTAAAAGACAAAATACCAAGGCACAGTAAGATCCAATACAACCACAAGAGCCACTCGATAGAACAGAAAGCACTGTTTGGTATCGGGCTTATAAATTGTTTATTATCAATGAACACCTCACCTGAGGAGCTGGAAGCACCAGTTTACTCCTTTTCTTGGTAAATTCTGACACTCCACTGGTCTGCAGAATAGCTGAGGGCAAGTCTGACTCTTTTTTCCGTTTCATGTGTTGCTTGTCCTTTTTGCgctctcttccttccctttcactGTTGttatggaaaacagaattatttcgGAACACATAGAGCAGctacaaagcaaagcaaacaagatGAGCAAAAAGGCTGTGCCCTTAGCAAAAGGCAGAtaagctgaaataaaacattacagGAAGAGTGGAGCACCTTGTGGGTGATTAGATGTGATCTGCAGATCCTGCAGCAGAACCTACTACACGGCAGTGTAAGTAATGCTTTTAAGTTATGGAATTAGCCAACAGATTCAGCTTTTGGGCTGCTTCAGCTGCAATCAACACTggatcaagaaaaaaaatgtcaggcCAAGAATTTCCCTTAGTGAAACAAGAGAATGTGAACAGtccctttttttccagaagctgCTAAAGGAAGACGAACATTTTGTTTTACGGGAAGTGGGAAccaatttctcttctcttctcttttaatAAACATGGTATTTCCTTCAAACAGCAATGGAGGCAGTCAGTGAAATAGTAAGCTTCAGTTTGAAGCTCCTGCCCGACCCTCTGAACAAACAGCCATGCAAAAAAATCAGTTAGAACCCAAGTTACAAACCAAATTGTACATGGCATTGGACTGACTCGCTCAGtaattaaaagcagttttggCAGAAGTAGTGGGGGAAATGCAACTGTACAATTAAATATGTACCCAAGACTGGCATTTAACTACTCAACTGCGctttctgggattttttgggtgGATGGGGAGAAATTAAGCATTTAAGGACATCAAGAACAACTCCATCAAAGTAATACTACAGGTAAAATCTACTTCTATGAGCAATCTTATTAAGattattacttaaaaaaaggACACTAAATACAAAAGCAAATTAACTACTAATAGAAAACAAATCTcaagaaaattaacatttcgACTTAAAGAGCAAGAACACGCATCAGAAACTTTATTCTGATAGATAAAAGgtgaagcagaggaaagaaaaaaggttgtCATAGACAAAAAAGTGAACTAGACCTTTTGGAaagataaaaacacagaaaactgaaaaggcAGAGGCCACTTGCACTCGTATCTGTCccactgaaaatacatttcccACCCACATCATACTTGCAAGACTTAAAACACATATATatgggttgctttttttttccaatacaCTGTTCCCTCCTTATTACAACACACACTTACGATCGTAGTTCTCCATCCAGGTCTTGCTGACGTAGTCTCCTGAAATCTGCATCCAGGGACTGGTAATTTTCCTCCGATGTATCATAAAAACCAGGGGCAGGCTTCTTTTCAAATGGAATTTCTGCATTGTAATCCAcacctctctttttttttcttttcttctggatcTCAATTCCAGCAGCGCGAAGTTCTCGTCTCTTCTGGAGAGCAGCAAGACGTCTGAAGAAAGAGCAACACCACATGATTTAAAGTgcagaataaagaaaagcagtCCCAGGATATGAAACCAAATGTAAGTTTACCGAGCttcttccagctgcttctccctggcTTTCCTCTTGGCCTTCTTTCCCTGTGTATTAGCCAGACGTGCTCGAGCCTCAGACAGCATTTCAAGCTCATCTACAATAGTACAGATAAACAGAGCTATGAATCTGCACTTAGAAGATGGGAGTAAGGAAAGAAGTGACATTAACATCAGAAAACTGTCTTTAAAAGCTGAGTCAATCAATCACAGGCATTCTGTGTCATCACTAATCTCCAAGTTGTCCCAATGTATTTACTGAATCATTGGCCAGATGAAATGAAGACTTTTAGAAAAAAGCCTAATGttgaaaataattcaattaGTATCAACAACAAATCAAAACTTTTACATAAAGAGGCAAACTGACCACATTAATGGAAGTAAAACTTTATTTACATCTTTATCCCAGAGTATTATCTTGAGAACTTGTTAATTGCATTTACTTCCAGAGTTGAGAGCACTGTTTTTGTGAACCTGTGACTGTTCAAAACCACTACTGGTCCATTCATGGAATTTTAACaatgttcatttttcagtttataatgTTGCTTTgtgcaaggaaaaaacaaaagaaatccagCAGTCCTTCTGTGCTTCAGAATGGATCCGTCTTGAGAGGTGTGAGCTGATGGAAAATGATGAAGATACAGCACTAAGAATGCAAACAAGCAGAGCAGTTGTCAAAGCAAATAACAGCCAGTCATGGTAACAGATGAAGATGACagataaggaggaaaaaaacacaccaagaaatggaaaactggaaaagtaTAACTGACTGGCCAGATACAGAAATAAGATAAAATCTGTATGAAAATTAATGATCAGGGGGtagtggagaaaaagaagaaaaccaaggtGGCTGTgtaaacagaaaaaccaaacagatcAGATTTCTGTCAAAAATGGTAAACACACTCCTAACTCACCTTCATCCATGTCAATGGGATCTGGCCTAGCAGGTTTGGTTTCTGGATTTGGATCGATTTCTCCAGGTTTCAGTTTCCGAGGATCATCAGCAGTTTCTTCCTCATTGTCTCTCTGAGCAGCTTTGTCCCTAAAAACACATTGGAGGTGTCACCAccagctctttgttttccccCAGATTCGTAACAACCATCCCTTATATGTCTCCAAAGACTGATCATAAAGCAGTAACTTTGTACTCTGTACAATACATTAAATTTGTTATACAATCCACAAGCGTGGTACAATTCCATAATCTTAAACAAGACAAGAGAAAGAAACCAACACAGTATTACATtacaacaataaaatattatataaaacACAATACTGATACAGCTAGTAGTAAAGAAATCTCCTCAGGTAATCTTtaacaataaaaacaagaatTCAAGCAgtgtgacaaaataaaaaatcaagttttccaGTATATTTTTCTAGTCAACCAATAGCACCAGAATTAAGAAAGCTCACAAGGGAAAATGGcacattccttttcttcttgtggCCTAAAGAAACTCTTTGTAGCACATCTTTGTAGCGAGATGGTATCTGCACATTCAGCCACTTCAACATGTGTTTTatgtctcttttctctcttaccCTCCCACTCCTGCTGATCAACCAGTCAAAAAATGCCCAAACGGCCTAACAAAAGCATAAATCTTGATAGTCCCTTAGCCAGAATGACCAGGAGCAAGAAAAGATACACCTATCTCTATTCAAGCTCGTCTTCAGGTTCCAGGAGCTTCCTTCAAGCCAGACGCAGTGCCTGAAAACAATCTTTAAAGATTTGCTTACAAAAAGACTCAGTCAACTTGAAACCACCCTAATTTACCACCATGGAAGAAGGGAATGACACATTGCTACAACAAACTCCACAGATTTCCCTGGTAGTCCTGGCTCGATTTTCCTCTAGGCAAGCAGAAACTCACAGCAGAAATTCATAGTGTTCCAAGCACTGTGCAGCAGTTCTCCCAATGATGGGGGCAATGGTTCTCCACTGAGTTGGCATCAGCTTGGCCAGGTGCAACagtttctcctcctcctcccgaGACCACTCTGTCTTTTTGATGCTCGGATCCAGCCATTCGTACCTGtaattattgaaaaaattaaGGATGACAGATCCAAGTTATTAACTGATCTGTcttcaagaatatttttatgacaTATGTATTTgaactttaaaatgtattatttatcaGCACTTTTCATACAGATActgcctcttcttccttttcccatctcTATTCTGGCAAAGTAAAGACTCACAGAATTaatcctgaaaaagaaaagtaaaaattgcaACAATCAAAGATAGAGAAATGGTAGAGTTGTTTGGTCTGGAGCCTTCAACAATTATCTTACTAATCCTCAACTATGCCAGTACGGTTACCTCTACAAGAAGTATTCTATTAAATATGTGCAGTTCAGTACTCGAGAAACTAAGTGATTCTCAAATACATTCATACTGCATCAGTATTTGCATCAGTTTAAAGCTTctattttttgtaaaaaattaaatttcacagcACAATTTCTAAACATTTACTCTCAAGCCAAACTCCCACTACatgaaattagaaaattatatGTAAGAGAGATTACTATCttacaattttatttccttggcaATATccacagattaaaaaatgtttaaataaaggGAAAAACTAATGTATATCATTTTAGGTGATCCTGCATTTGCTAACACTGCAGTCACTGGCAAACAGAACATCTGGCTACTTTTGTTCAACCACTTTGGAGCAATAAGAATTCAAAATTTCCATGATAAAATCAAACAATGTTAAAACTGTTGTTACTTTGTGGACATAAATAAGTCTGTGGTAACACTTTTTCCTAAATTTCCACTACTTATGAACCTCATATACCCAGGCACAGCACCTCTCACTTACCATCTGGCTTTGCACTGCTTTGCTGATTTCCTATGCAATAATGAGGCAATACGAGACCACTGGTTTTTGCCATATTTCATAACAGCTGCTTTCAGAATTTCATCCTtcaaaaaaacataaatatcCTTATGGATCACAAAAACTTGCAAAAGAGAAAGTCTGATCTCAAGCAAAGGAGAACATGGTGAATTTCACAGGCTGACCCAGAGGAAACAGCACAGAACTGCtacttcttttccattttattctcaAGATGAATGAGGATTTGTATTTCAAAGGCCAATGAAGTCAATaaagattaaatgaaaaagacaCGATTATTGTTCCAAACGTCACATATCCAACAGAACTTGCCAAATGACGACTTTCAATGCTCTCTAATGCACTAGTGTTTAAAGGCTCTTTAAGTCTCCCTTGAAGGACAAGTGTTTGTCTGGTAATGACATCACaattggaaaaaaagtagaattgGCAGATACCACTGGCTGCCTTGTCTTAAATAATAccataaaattatctttttttcatattttaatgcaattagaataaaaatgcaatggGTTCAGCTTGGGAGCCAGGTTGTTCACATACAACAAAGCGTGCACTGAGATTCGATCAAAAGCCAGAAGTCTTCTCAACTGTCTGTCAATCCATCaatccctctctcccttcctcccagaTAGATGGGCTCATTATTTCTGGTTTATTCAGAGGAAGTGgtaatttaaatgcatttaagcTACTCTTGCAGCCCTGTCAACCACAGATATCCCTCTCCTGTACCCAGTGAGTGTTCAGCAAGTCTGACACTGTCTCACACAGacactgctcagagcacagcagctttAACTGTAGGCTCGTGATCAGCTCTGGCTTGAGCTGCTACAGGCAACAATTAATGTAATTACTGTTCTGAAAtgaataataaaacctctcttGTGTGTTTTTTAACTTACTTGGTGCTCTATGGCACACAGGAGCTGTACTGGTGACATTAACAggctttttttgtctgtaacTGGTCATTTTATGAATGACCTGGTATCACCTAATTCCACTTCCTCCGTTTTTAAAGCTGTATGTataatcaaaattttaattaaaaaaatccaacaccTATTTTACCTCTGGTACACAAAAACCGGTGGGCCAGTAACCTATTTGGGCACgggaacaggctccccagggcagtggccAGACCTCAAgcagcatttggacaatgctctcacgcacagggtgggattcttgggggtgttctgtgcaaggccaggagttggacttgatgaccccTGTGGGCCCCTTCCCAtccaggatattctgtgattccatttACTGCACTGCTCTTTCTCTTTAACAGTTACCAAAATTTACCAATTATGGAAGACCCTAAGAATGAGGTGAAGACACTGTGGGTTTTCCTATCCTCTGCTGACCCCAAATCTAGCTGTTTCCTGGAACATCACTGATATACGACAAGTGCTTaagagcacacagagcacatTTTACCTTCTATTACTTTTTCCTCACTGCTTCCTGGAACCGTGTACATGCCTGGTGTTCACATTATGGAGTGACAGAGGTCTGGATTTTACAGTGCCAGGTACATCCTTCTGCATCTATCTAATAAAACTGACATCTTTGATttatcatattttctttttcatgacCACTTGTGGTTCTGAAAGCTTGTGGCAGCAAAATTGGAGGGGATTGCTCTTTTTTGGAACAACAATTTCTGTGTACACGACTCTTGGTGCTACAGATGAAGAGCCCACACCCAtcgacaggacaagaggaaaaagactGAAGTTGAACCAGTGGAGGTTTAGATTAGTtattaggaaatttttttcatggaaagggttgtaaaACATTGGTACAGGTTGATCAGGGCagtagtggagtcaccattcctggaagtgttaaaaaaaccagGTGGATATGGCACTTAAAGACATGGTTaaatggtgaacatggtggtggtgctgtgtTGATGGCTGAACACTTAGTGATCTTAAGTCTTTTCCAATCCTAAAAATTCTAGACTCTGCCTTTGCCATTTTGACATTTGGAAAGATCTTCAAGTGCAAGAGATTCCTGCTGCCTCATTCCCCTAGAGTGTAAGAAACCTGCCTATGAAGTACAAGTCACACTCCAGCCTGTGAGAGAGACATCTCctagcacagcacagcccatgcTTCCACTCCAGTGGCAGTGGGAACAGTTTCTCCGGGACAGAAGGACATGACACGCACATGGCTGAGCTTCCCAACCTGCAGCCTGAGggaaaaacaacacaaatatGACCTTTGCCCAAtgaggcagcaggaagaaggaaggcaCAGGCTAATGGGGAATGCAACCCAACAGATAGCcaaggaaacacagaatcagttggaaaaggcctctcAGATCATTGAGTTTAACCTATGTCTGATCACCACATCAATGAAACCATGGCACTCAGcgccacgtccagtctttccttaaacacttccagggatggtgactccatcagctccctgggcagcccgttccAATACTCAGCCAcccttttctgtgaaaaaattcttcccgatgtccaacccaaacctctccTGGCGCAGTTTGAGGCTATgttctcttgtcctgtcgcttGCCgcttgggagcagagcctgacccccacctggctgcaccctcctgtccgggagttgtggagagtgagaaggtccccccGAGCGTCCTTTTCCTCAGGCTGagcctccccagctccatcagtcgctcctcatcagacttgttctccagacccttccccagctggctGCCCTTCCCTGCACTCGCTCCCGCAGCCCCCAACCCCTCTGGATGTCCCGGCACAGGGGCTCCAGCAGAGCCGAACCTGCCCCGGGATACCCCAAAACCGGAGCCCCCGCGCAGGCGCACCACGACACCCCCCTCCCCACCGCGCCTGCGCACCAGTGAggcgcccccccccccccccccccaggggGGACGAGGGCTCAAACCCCGCCGAGTCCTACCTCAGTGTTCCGCCACACGCCGCCTTTAATCATAATCCGCGGCATCTTGGCGGCAAAGGGAGGGGGGTCGAACCCCTGGAGCGAGAGAGTGGAGAGGGGACGGAAGCGCCGCTCGCCTTAGCGGGGCCGGCCGAGACCGCGCACGGTCGCCCTCAGCGGCGGCAGGTGCCGAGGGCGAGGGAAGCGGGTCCGGCTGCTCTGCCAGAAAAGCGGGAAGCGGGTCCGGCTGCTTTCCCAGGGAAGCGGGACCGGCGGCTTTTCTAAGGGAAGCGAGGCCGCGGCTCCTCCAGGGAAGCGGGTCCGGCCGCTCCGCGCATGCGCAGCCCCCCGCGCGTCCTGAGACCTCGCTCCGCGCTGGCGCCACCTACCGGCCGGAGGAGCGCACGGCGGAGGGGCCCGGCTGGCACCGAGCGGAGGAACTGGGCTTTCATTGAACTCCTTCAAATTTCCCCAAAGGACGCaaataaaggaggaaagggacagCGGAAGGAAATCACATCTCCCCAGGGTTAGGTTTAGAGGGTATTTTgttaatttcaggaaaaaaaatccgtGCGTTTATGTACAGAATCagttcttggctgtgagggtgctgaggcactggcacagggtgcccagagaagctgtggctgcccctggatccctgcaagtgtccaaggccaagttggacagggcttggagcaacctggtctagtggaaggtgtctctgcccacagcagggggtggaacaagataatctttaaggttcAAACGCAGaactattttatgattctaCAAGAGGGCAACATTCATAGTGCATTTGcatattcacacacacacactaaagGAGTGTGTACCAGGTACATACCTGAATTTGGGAAACTTTCACAGGAAAGTACTCACGTCAGATGCCTTTGCACCTTCTTAACAGGTGAAGGGTTGAGTCTCAAGGAGTGGGGAGATCAGCCCTGGAACTGTCATTGTCATTCGGCTGTGGTCCCCCAGGTATATCCAACCCAGGAGTTGTGTGGCTCAGAGAGGCCCCACTCAGAGACATGGTGCTGGTCTCAGCCCACTGCAGTCTGGAGAGCTTAGAGGGTCTAAGTACCACTGCTTAGAGAGTCACAACTGACTTGGCTTTGTTCATAGCAATCTTCCACCCTGGCTGCAATTCAGGTCACTAACTTTCTTTGAAAGTTCAAAACCAAAAACGTTGTTCCACCTGGGTGGTTATTCaggtaagaaaaataagttCCCAAGGCTGTTAAAAACCAGGGCTGCTTAGCCAGCACTAGTTCCTGGGAGCAGATAGTGTTTTTGATAAGCTCAAGAtgagctcagcccagctcatCAAGGCCAAGGCCTAACAAGCATTTCTGAGACCACAGTGTACCCCAAACAGGAGGATGCACCCACACCATACAGGTCTGACTCACTATTATTCATTTATGTCACCTCTTGattaacttttatttccttatttagCAGATGCACGCAGGTAAAATGACAGCCTTTTGCTCAATTTGTCTCATTACATTTCCCTGTTTTGTCCAAAGTCATGATATGTTCGTGAAGAAAATTATGCAAACATTTTTGGTTTAAATAGGAAACTTCAGGTTCATGATTATGATTCAGAAAaggctttgatttttgtttaaagtatgcagaaataaaaaatattacactTTTAgctaccagaaaaaaataccaacaacaGCTCATGTCTTACTTGAAACTGAATATGCCTCTACCTTTAATTTTCACCAACTTAGTAGACTGAGAATACCTTTGAAATCCCAAAAGTCCAGTGCAGTGCATAAGAAACAGAGAGCAACATCAGGAGTCattaaactgtttatttttattagaggCAGTGACCAGTAATAACTATTTTTACAAAATCATCAAGCTCCAACTGAAAATACCTTCTTGTTCTTACTTACAACTTGAAGAAACTTGTATTTACAAACTCAAAAATTTACTGCAGTTTATTTCTCCCTCTAAACCAGGCTCCCTTCATCATTGTACaccatatttttaaacaactgtTCTCTGTCATATTTAGCCTTACTAGTCTCATCTGATATAGAGGCTTacaattctttaatttttgtttcctctttgtacctgttcttttcaaaaaaattaccagaatTGTACAGTAACGCAGGGAAAAACTCCTCCAAGCTTGAGTAACCATTAATATTTaccagaaatgcttttctttcttcatacAGGCTAACATCCTTCTTTCTCACAATGGGATCAGGTGGCTTCAAGAGCTGAATCACCCACCTCTAACCATCATAGTTCAGACACAGATATTTACTTTACTGAAGTGACTTTACTGAAGCTGTGAAGAACTGGATCACTTGAGTATCTTTGGTGATCTGGCCTTAAATACATCCATGAGTTTCAATACATTCTTGGAAAATTGTGTTCCAAATGGCAGAATGGCCACAGGAGTTCCGGAAGACAAgcccctgctcaggcagggccaCCCAGAGCTCATTCTTCAGGATGACATGCAGATGGCTTTTAAATATCCCCAAAGAGGGGAACTCCAttccctccctgggcagcccttccCAACCTGTCTCTGACGATACCAGAAAGCCTCTAAAAGACATTATCTGCGTTCCTACAGAAGGGCACACATCCAGGAGCAGTAAAAAAACCACTGAGTTCCACATTTACATTCTCTAAATTAAACCACAGGtttgttctgctgctccatGGAGTGAGCTGTAGCTCAGTTTGCACCAGCCCTTT from Corvus cornix cornix isolate S_Up_H32 chromosome 3, ASM73873v5, whole genome shotgun sequence encodes:
- the CDC5L gene encoding cell division cycle 5-like protein, whose product is MPRIMIKGGVWRNTEDEILKAAVMKYGKNQWSRIASLLHRKSAKQCKARWYEWLDPSIKKTEWSREEEEKLLHLAKLMPTQWRTIAPIIGRTAAQCLEHYEFLLDKAAQRDNEEETADDPRKLKPGEIDPNPETKPARPDPIDMDEDELEMLSEARARLANTQGKKAKRKAREKQLEEARRLAALQKRRELRAAGIEIQKKRKKKRGVDYNAEIPFEKKPAPGFYDTSEENYQSLDADFRRLRQQDLDGELRSEREGRERKKDKQHMKRKKESDLPSAILQTSGVSEFTKKRSKLVLPAPQISDTELEEVVKVGQASEIARQTAEESGITNSASSTLLSEYNVTNNSIALRTPKTPAAQDRILQEAQNLMALTNVDTPLKGGLNTPLHESDFSGVTPQKQVVQTPNTVLSTPFRTPSQGSESLTPRGGLTPKPALGTTPGRTPLRDKLNINPEEGMADYSDPSYAKQMERESREHLRMGLMALPAPKNDFEIVLPENAEKELEEHEVDETFVEDAADVEARKQALREAERAKELKRMHKAVQKNLPRPSEVNETILRPLNVEPPLTDLQKSEELIKKEMITMLHFDLLHHPFGEQFTGKKGKGPGFGSNNAEHMAYLEQNPYEKFSKEDLKKAQDLLAQEMEVVKQGMGHGELSSEAYNQVWEECYSQVLYLPGQSRYTRANLASKKDRIESLEKRLEINRGHMTTEAKRAAKMEKKLKILLGGYQSRAMGLIKQLNDLWDQIEQAHLELRTFEELKKHEDAAIPRRLECLKEDVQRQQEREKELQQRFADFMLDKETFQAKY